The window GAGACAGTCCTGATGCGCGTGCTGCGCGGCGCCGGGACGCGCGGGCTGGCAGGGGTGCGGCCGCTGCGCCGGGTGGAGACGGGGCAAGCCCCGTCTCTACAGAAGCGCCTCGTGCGGCCGCTGCTCGGCTTGCGGCGGAGAGAGATCGTCGACTATCTGCGCGGGGTGAAGCAAGACTTTCGCGAAGACGCGAGTAATCAGGATCCGAAGTTTTTGCGGAATCGCATCCGGCATGAACTGCTCCCGTTGCTGGAGGGCGGCTACAACCCGCAGATCGCGGAGGCGCTGGCGCAGATGGCAGAGATCGCGCGCGCCGAAGAGCAGCACGCGGAGCGCGAGGTGAGCGAGGCATGGCGTGAGCTGGCACGCTGGAAGGCGACGCCGGGCGAGGGACGCGGGGTGCTGCTCGCGGCCTCCACGCTATCGCGCCTCTCGGTGGCCTTACAGCGACGCCTGATCCAGCATGCAGCGGAGAGGTTGGATGTGACGCCGGCATTCGACCAGGTCGAAGCCGTCCGCGAACTGGCAGCGAAGCGCAGCGGGACGGTCGAGCTGCCTGGTGGCGTGCGCGCGGTGCGCGCGGGTGAGGAGCTGCGGTTGTGGGTGGGAGAGGCCGGCAGCACGGCGACCGGCTATGAGTTCCACCTCCCGGTTCCGGGAGAGACACGGCTTCCGGAGCTGCAGAGCGTGATCCGGACGAGCCAGGAGACGGGACAAGTCCCGTCTCTACCCTTACTGCAGTGGAATGGCGAGTTGGTGGTCCGCAACTGGCGGGCTGGAGACCGGTTCTATCCTCAGCATTCGAGCGGTCCGAAGAAGGTGAAAGAGCTGCTGACGGCGAAGAAGATCATCGGACGCGAGCGCACGCTGTGGCCGGTGGTGGCGGCGGGAGAGCGCGTGGTCTGGCTGCGGGGATGGGGGGTGGCGGCGGACGCGGTTGCCGCCGTTGGTACCGCCGGGGTACGGATCGAAGAAGTGGTTTCCGCAGAATGAGCCAACCGTTGTATGCTCATGAACTGAGTTTCGCTAGTCCCGCACCCCCCTTTGAGGCGCCCTTTAATTGGCCGAAGAGAAAACCAACCTTAAAGTCCTGCTGACGACCGAACAGATCTCCAAGCGCGTGAAGGAGCTGGCGCGGCAGATATCCGAGGACTACCGCGGCAAGACCCTGCACGCCATCTGCGTGCTGGAGAACGGGTTCATCTTCATGGCCGACCTGGTGCGTGGCCTCGAAGTCCCCGTCGTTTGCCAGTTCATGAAGCCGCAGTTCACCGACGTGCAGCAGGGCGCGACCAGCACCACCGAGATCTTCTTTACCCCGGAACCGAACGTGAAAGGCCAGGAAGTGCTGCTGATCGAGGGTCTGGTGCAGTCTGGCATCACTAGCGAGTTCCTGATCCGCACCATGATGGCGCGGGGTGCGAAGTCGGTGAAGCTGGCAGCCTTCCTCGACAAGCAGAAAGAACGCCGGGTCGAGCTGCAGCCCGATTACTTCGGCTTCCTCATCGACGAATCGTTCGTCGTGGGCTACGGCCTGGGCTCGCCGCACCTCGGCCGCAATCTTCCCTACGTCGCCTCGGGCCTGCCGAATCCGGCTGCCGCGGCGAAGTAATAAGGCGAATCCCTTCCCGACAGCGGGCAGTTTTTCGGGTTCCCGGGAACTTTTGTCCGCCCAAAGGGGTTAAAATCAATGTGCATTGCGGTGGTGCGCGGCCGCATCTAATTACCGAGGGCTCGGCGGTGAAGCTGCTCCGCCCTCGCGTTTGACGACGCGCTGTACAGCGCGCGTCATCCGCTCGCCCTTTGTGGGGTGGCGGCGTGATGCAGGTCGGGGTCTGATACAGGCCCGCCGGCTTTGGCGGGCGCCGGTTTTAGCGAGACTTCGTTAGAGAAGATCGGGCTAAACAGGGCCGGCGGATATGAGGAGATCAACGAAGTGAATTCTACGGTCAAGACGGTGCTGTTCTGGCTGGTGATCCTGGCCTCGTGCGTGGTGTTGTGGCAGGTGGTGAAGGCGGGAAGTGCGGGGCCGAAGGAGAAAGAGATCAGCTACTCCGAATTCGTGTCGCGCGTGCAGCAGGGCGACGTGGAGTCGGTGACGATCAACGGCACGCTGGTGCAGGGCAAGTTCCGCAACAACAAGACAGAGACGTTCCGCACCACGCTGCTGGCGCAAGACCAGGACATGGCCAAGATCCTGCGCGACAAGAACGTGGTGGTGAACGTGAAAGACGCGAGCGCCGGCAACTGGGGAACGTGGGTGATGACCTTCTCACCGTTCATCCTGTTCGGCGTGCTGTGGTTCATCATGATCCGCCAGATGCAGACGGGCGGATCGAAGGCGCTGAGTTTCGGCAAGAGCCGGGCGCGCCTGCTCTCCATGCAGCAGAAGAAAGTCACGTTCAAAGACGTGGCCGGCGTGGATGAAGCCAAGGAAGAACTGAAAGAGATCATCGAGTTCCTGCGCGAAGCGCAGAAGTTCCAGAAGTTAGGCGGACGCATCCCCAAGGGCGTGTTGCTGGTCGGGCCTCCGGGCACGGGCAAGACGCTGCTGGCGCGCGCCGTCGCCGGCGAAGCCAACGTTCCCTTCTTCTCCATCTCGGGTTCGGATTTCGTGGAGATGTTCGTGGGCGTGGGCGCATCGCGCGTGCGCGACCTGTTCGAGCAAGGCAAGAAGAACGCGCCCTGCATCATCTTCATCGACGAGATCGACGCAGTCGGCCGCCATCGCGGCGCCGGCCTGGGCGGCGGTCACGATGAGCGCGAACAGACTTTGAACCAGCTCCTGGTCGAGATGGACGGCTTCGAATCGAACGAGGGCGTGATCCTGATCGCGGCCACCAACCGGCCCGACGTGCTCGACCCGGCGCTGCTGCGTCCGGGGCGCTTCGACCGGCGCGTGGTGGTCTCGCGGCCAGACGTCCGCGGGCGCGAAGAGATCCTGCGCGTGCACACTCGCAAGATCCCACTCAACGACGATGTGGATCTGATGGTGTTGGCGCGTGGCACGCCGGGATTCTCGGGCGCCGACCTCGCCAACATGGTCAACGAAGCGGCGCTCAACGCGGCGCGGCAGAATCGCAAGACCGTGCTGATGTACGACTTTGAGGTCTCGAAAGACAAAGTGATGATGGGCGCGGAGCGCAAGTCGCTCCTGCTCACCGACGATGAGAAGAAGGTCACCGCGTATCACGAGGCGGGACACGCGCTGGTGGCGGCGAAGTCGCCGCACTCCGATCCGTTGCACAAGGTCACCATCATCCCGCGCGGCATGGCGCTGGGCGTGACCATGCAATTGCCGGAGACCGACAAACACAACTACACGCGCGATTATCTGGAGACGCGCATCGCCATCATGATGGGCGGGCGTCTCGCGGAAGAGATCTTCCTGGGGACGATGACGACGGGCGCGGGCAACGACATCGAGCAAGCCACCGAGCTGGCGCGCCGCATGGTGTGCGAGTTCGGCATGAGTTCGCTCGGTCCGCTGACCTTCGGCAAGAAGGAAGAACAGATCTTCCTGGGCCGCGAGATCAATCAGCACCGCGATTATTCCGAAGACACCGCCATCAAGATCGACTTGGAAGTGCGGCGCTTCGTGGATGAAGGCTACGCGCGCGCGAAGCACGTGCTCGAGAACGACAAGGAGGCGCTGGTGCGGCTGGCGCTGGCGTTGCTCGAACGCGAGGTGCTGGACTCGAACGAGATCAAGCTGGTGATCGAAGGCAAGGAACTGCCCAAGGTGGTGCCACCGCCGAAGGGCGACGACAACAGCGGCGTGCAGCAGGTGCTGAAGCCGGAGCCGGGAC is drawn from Acidobacteriota bacterium and contains these coding sequences:
- the tilS gene encoding tRNA lysidine(34) synthetase TilS; protein product: ETVLMRVLRGAGTRGLAGVRPLRRVETGQAPSLQKRLVRPLLGLRRREIVDYLRGVKQDFREDASNQDPKFLRNRIRHELLPLLEGGYNPQIAEALAQMAEIARAEEQHAEREVSEAWRELARWKATPGEGRGVLLAASTLSRLSVALQRRLIQHAAERLDVTPAFDQVEAVRELAAKRSGTVELPGGVRAVRAGEELRLWVGEAGSTATGYEFHLPVPGETRLPELQSVIRTSQETGQVPSLPLLQWNGELVVRNWRAGDRFYPQHSSGPKKVKELLTAKKIIGRERTLWPVVAAGERVVWLRGWGVAADAVAAVGTAGVRIEEVVSAE
- a CDS encoding hypoxanthine phosphoribosyltransferase, which codes for MAEEKTNLKVLLTTEQISKRVKELARQISEDYRGKTLHAICVLENGFIFMADLVRGLEVPVVCQFMKPQFTDVQQGATSTTEIFFTPEPNVKGQEVLLIEGLVQSGITSEFLIRTMMARGAKSVKLAAFLDKQKERRVELQPDYFGFLIDESFVVGYGLGSPHLGRNLPYVASGLPNPAAAAK
- the ftsH gene encoding ATP-dependent zinc metalloprotease FtsH, with protein sequence MNSTVKTVLFWLVILASCVVLWQVVKAGSAGPKEKEISYSEFVSRVQQGDVESVTINGTLVQGKFRNNKTETFRTTLLAQDQDMAKILRDKNVVVNVKDASAGNWGTWVMTFSPFILFGVLWFIMIRQMQTGGSKALSFGKSRARLLSMQQKKVTFKDVAGVDEAKEELKEIIEFLREAQKFQKLGGRIPKGVLLVGPPGTGKTLLARAVAGEANVPFFSISGSDFVEMFVGVGASRVRDLFEQGKKNAPCIIFIDEIDAVGRHRGAGLGGGHDEREQTLNQLLVEMDGFESNEGVILIAATNRPDVLDPALLRPGRFDRRVVVSRPDVRGREEILRVHTRKIPLNDDVDLMVLARGTPGFSGADLANMVNEAALNAARQNRKTVLMYDFEVSKDKVMMGAERKSLLLTDDEKKVTAYHEAGHALVAAKSPHSDPLHKVTIIPRGMALGVTMQLPETDKHNYTRDYLETRIAIMMGGRLAEEIFLGTMTTGAGNDIEQATELARRMVCEFGMSSLGPLTFGKKEEQIFLGREINQHRDYSEDTAIKIDLEVRRFVDEGYARAKHVLENDKEALVRLALALLEREVLDSNEIKLVIEGKELPKVVPPPKGDDNSGVQQVLKPEPGRAPGIQPAPGTA